A genomic region of Phenylobacterium parvum contains the following coding sequences:
- a CDS encoding DedA family protein has product MVDWVLAVIAAGGLAGVAALMFAENLFPPIPSEVILPLAGYAAARGDLPLAGVILAATLGAVAGASVWKAAGRRIPEAGLRSWVDRHGRWLALEVRDLDRAKAFFQRWGGLAVFLGRLAPGIRTLISLPAGILRMPWGRFLAWTTAGTFLWTLALTLAGAALASRHDQVAAWLDPVTEILLGLLLAAYLWRVFRRSRRRDAA; this is encoded by the coding sequence GTGGTCGATTGGGTTCTCGCGGTCATCGCCGCCGGCGGCCTCGCGGGCGTGGCCGCCCTCATGTTTGCGGAGAACCTGTTCCCGCCCATTCCCTCGGAGGTCATCCTGCCCTTGGCCGGATACGCCGCGGCCCGGGGAGATCTGCCCCTGGCCGGGGTGATCCTCGCCGCCACCCTCGGCGCCGTCGCCGGGGCCTCGGTCTGGAAGGCCGCCGGCCGCCGGATTCCCGAGGCCGGACTGCGGTCCTGGGTCGACCGGCATGGACGCTGGCTGGCCCTGGAGGTCCGCGACCTGGACAGGGCGAAGGCCTTTTTCCAGCGCTGGGGCGGCCTGGCCGTCTTCCTGGGCAGGCTGGCGCCGGGGATCCGGACCCTGATCTCCCTGCCTGCAGGGATCCTGCGCATGCCTTGGGGGCGCTTCCTGGCCTGGACTACCGCCGGGACCTTTCTCTGGACCCTCGCCCTGACCCTGGCCGGCGCCGCCCTCGCCTCCCGCCACGACCAGGTGGCGGCCTGGCTCGATCCCGTCACGGAGATCCTGCTGGGGCTGCTCCTCGCCGCCTACCTCTGGCGGGTGTTCCGGCGTAGCCGGCGCCGCGACGCGGCCTGA
- a CDS encoding quinone oxidoreductase family protein — MKAAVYYENGGPEVLRYEDVPDPACHPKGVIIRVEAIAIEGGDTLNRFGGPLVTKPHIVGYQAAGEIIEVGAEVTHLKVGQKVATVNNFGSHAALRSVPARNCWPVPEGYDIAKASAIPVTFGTAHDCLFEYGRMKAGEIVLVQAGASGVGVAAIQLARRAGAKMILATASSDERLERLKPLGMTAGINYRVNEVPREVRRLTDNHGADVVVDSVGGSTLQGSINSLAYRGRVSMVGAAGREPMVVDVGSMMGGNRGLSGVFLGAEIMTDRVHDMIQGLIDDAARGELEVVIDRTFPLSEAAAAHAYIESRAAVGRVVLVP, encoded by the coding sequence ATGAAGGCGGCGGTCTATTACGAGAACGGCGGACCCGAGGTCCTGCGCTACGAGGACGTCCCCGATCCGGCCTGCCATCCCAAGGGCGTCATCATCCGCGTCGAGGCCATCGCCATCGAGGGCGGCGACACCCTGAACCGCTTCGGCGGACCCCTGGTCACAAAACCCCACATCGTCGGCTACCAGGCCGCCGGAGAGATCATCGAGGTCGGCGCCGAGGTCACCCACCTGAAGGTCGGCCAGAAGGTCGCCACCGTGAACAATTTCGGCAGCCACGCCGCCCTGCGCAGCGTGCCGGCCCGCAACTGCTGGCCCGTTCCCGAGGGCTACGACATCGCCAAGGCCTCGGCCATCCCCGTAACCTTTGGCACCGCCCACGACTGTCTGTTCGAGTACGGGCGGATGAAGGCGGGCGAGATCGTCCTGGTCCAGGCGGGCGCCTCGGGCGTCGGCGTCGCCGCCATCCAGCTGGCCCGCCGGGCGGGGGCGAAGATGATCCTGGCCACCGCCAGCTCGGACGAGCGCCTTGAGCGCCTCAAGCCGTTGGGGATGACGGCCGGGATCAACTACCGGGTGAACGAAGTGCCTCGCGAGGTCCGTCGCCTGACCGACAACCACGGCGCCGACGTGGTGGTGGACTCCGTGGGCGGCTCCACCCTGCAGGGCTCGATCAACAGCCTCGCCTATCGTGGCCGGGTGTCCATGGTGGGCGCCGCAGGGCGCGAGCCCATGGTGGTGGACGTCGGCTCCATGATGGGCGGCAACCGCGGACTGTCCGGGGTCTTCCTCGGAGCCGAGATCATGACCGACCGGGTCCATGACATGATCCAGGGCCTGATCGACGACGCCGCCCGGGGCGAGCTGGAGGTGGTGATCGACCGGACCTTCCCCCTGTCGGAGGCCGCCGCCGCCCACGCCTACATCGAGAGCCGCGCCGCCGTCGGCCGGGTCGTCCTGGTTCCCTGA
- a CDS encoding YebC/PmpR family DNA-binding transcriptional regulator → MAGHSKFKNIMHRKGRADAQRSKLFSKLSREITVAAKTGMPDPAMNPRLRLAVANARAESMPKDNIERAIKKASGADAASYEEIRYEGFGPGGVGVIVEVLTDNRNRAAANVRSLFSKHGGNLGETGSVSFMFDRVGRIVYPASAGGEDAMMEAAIEAGADDVESDEEEHVVFAAFEALNEVAAALEAALGAAKSTGLAWRPKSLTPVEGDAVGTLLKLIDGLEDDDDVQTVWGNYDISDADLEAFGA, encoded by the coding sequence ATGGCCGGACATTCCAAGTTCAAGAACATCATGCACCGCAAGGGCCGCGCCGACGCCCAGCGGTCGAAGCTGTTCTCCAAGCTGTCGCGCGAGATCACCGTCGCCGCCAAGACCGGCATGCCCGACCCGGCCATGAACCCGCGCCTGCGCCTGGCGGTGGCGAACGCCCGGGCCGAGTCCATGCCCAAGGACAACATTGAGCGGGCGATCAAGAAGGCCTCGGGCGCCGACGCCGCCTCCTACGAGGAGATCCGCTACGAGGGCTTCGGCCCGGGCGGCGTGGGCGTCATCGTCGAGGTGCTGACCGACAACCGCAACCGGGCGGCGGCCAATGTCCGCTCGCTCTTCTCCAAGCACGGCGGCAACCTGGGCGAGACCGGATCGGTCTCCTTCATGTTCGACCGGGTGGGCCGCATCGTCTATCCGGCCTCGGCCGGCGGCGAGGACGCCATGATGGAGGCGGCCATCGAGGCCGGCGCCGACGACGTGGAGTCCGACGAGGAGGAACACGTGGTCTTCGCCGCCTTCGAGGCGCTGAACGAGGTGGCGGCGGCCCTGGAGGCCGCGCTGGGCGCCGCCAAGTCCACCGGCCTGGCCTGGCGGCCCAAGAGCCTGACCCCCGTGGAGGGCGACGCCGTCGGGACCCTGCTCAAGCTCATCGACGGCCTGGAGGACGATGACGACGTCCAGACCGTCTGGGGGAACTACGACATCTCCGACGCCGACCTCGAAGCCTTCGGGGCCTGA
- a CDS encoding SDR family NAD(P)-dependent oxidoreductase, translating into MASRKGVCLVVGAGDGLGSAVARAFAAEGLTICITRRARNLDRLEALADEIRAAGGEAHAFGCDAREEAEVVALFDRIEAEIGPLEVVVFNIGANVRFPIVETTARVFTKVWEMACFGGFLAGREAARVMAPRGRGTLIFTGATASIRGREGFAAFAAAKAGLRALAQSLARELGPQGVHVAHVVIDGAVDGTFIRSIRGEVDDLLARDSILKPADIAAAYLQLHRQPRSAWTHEMDLRPWSETW; encoded by the coding sequence ATGGCTTCGCGAAAGGGCGTCTGCCTTGTGGTCGGCGCCGGTGACGGACTGGGATCCGCGGTCGCGCGGGCCTTTGCGGCCGAGGGACTGACGATCTGCATCACCCGCCGCGCGCGCAACCTCGACCGGCTGGAGGCCCTGGCTGACGAGATCCGCGCCGCCGGCGGGGAGGCCCATGCCTTCGGTTGCGACGCCCGGGAGGAAGCCGAGGTGGTCGCCCTTTTCGACCGGATCGAGGCCGAGATCGGCCCGCTCGAGGTCGTCGTCTTCAACATCGGCGCCAATGTCCGCTTCCCCATCGTCGAGACCACCGCCCGGGTCTTCACCAAGGTCTGGGAAATGGCCTGCTTCGGCGGCTTCCTGGCGGGGCGCGAGGCGGCGCGGGTGATGGCGCCGCGCGGGCGCGGGACACTGATCTTCACGGGCGCGACGGCGTCCATCCGGGGGCGCGAGGGCTTCGCCGCCTTCGCCGCCGCCAAGGCCGGCCTGCGCGCCCTGGCCCAGAGCCTGGCCCGGGAGCTGGGCCCGCAGGGCGTGCATGTGGCCCACGTGGTGATCGATGGCGCCGTGGACGGAACCTTCATCCGGTCCATCCGCGGGGAGGTCGACGACCTCCTCGCCCGCGACAGCATCCTGAAGCCCGCCGACATCGCGGCCGCCTACCTCCAGTTGCACCGCCAGCCGCGCTCGGCCTGGACACACGAGATGGACCTCCGGCCCTGGTCGGAAACCTGGTAG
- a CDS encoding NAD(P)/FAD-dependent oxidoreductase — translation MPDVAPDAPPARRIVVIGGGVAGLSAAWRLGEVAQVTVLEADDRLGGHANTVNAPGPRGETPVDTGFIVYNEDNYPNFTALLAHLGVASQLADMGLSVSLDDGGLEYSSNALLAQKRNLLRPRFWRMVADILRFYRRAPDDLKRLEGTGTSLDDYLQGGGFGPAFRDDHLLPMAAAIWSTPLERIGDYPAASLIRFFLNHGMMTVTGRGLWRTVTGGSRSYVRPLVAATRAEFRTGARVAGLSRSAEGVRVRLADGGTLDFDEAVLAVHGDTALSLLDDPSPEETALLGAFRYAANRVMLHRDPALMPRRRAAWTAWNHIGYSDRPGEGPVTYWMTYLQSLKGAGDLFVTLNPPEGFQPQGLVADIPYQHPLYDGAAIQAQARLWSLQGVRRTWFCGSYFGHGFHEDALQSGLAVAEGLGAPRRPWSVPNESGRIHLPAPQAGT, via the coding sequence TTGCCCGACGTCGCCCCCGACGCCCCGCCCGCCCGCCGCATCGTCGTGATTGGCGGCGGAGTCGCCGGACTCTCCGCCGCCTGGCGGCTCGGGGAGGTCGCGCAGGTGACCGTGCTGGAGGCCGACGACCGGCTGGGCGGCCACGCCAACACCGTCAATGCGCCGGGCCCGCGCGGCGAGACGCCTGTGGATACGGGCTTCATTGTCTACAACGAGGACAACTACCCCAACTTCACCGCCCTACTGGCGCACCTGGGCGTCGCCAGCCAGCTGGCGGACATGGGCCTGTCGGTATCCCTCGACGACGGCGGCCTTGAGTACTCGTCCAACGCCCTCCTGGCGCAGAAGCGGAACCTGCTTCGCCCCCGGTTCTGGCGGATGGTCGCCGATATCCTGCGCTTCTACCGGCGGGCGCCCGACGACCTGAAACGCCTGGAGGGGACGGGAACCTCGCTGGACGACTATCTCCAGGGCGGTGGGTTCGGCCCGGCCTTCCGGGATGACCACCTCCTGCCCATGGCCGCGGCCATCTGGTCGACCCCGCTGGAACGGATCGGCGACTACCCGGCCGCCTCCCTCATCCGCTTCTTCCTGAACCACGGGATGATGACCGTGACCGGCCGCGGGCTCTGGCGGACCGTGACGGGCGGCAGCCGGTCCTATGTCCGCCCGCTGGTCGCCGCCACGCGGGCCGAGTTCCGCACCGGGGCAAGGGTCGCCGGCCTGTCCCGCTCGGCCGAAGGCGTCCGCGTCCGGCTGGCCGACGGCGGGACCCTCGACTTCGACGAGGCGGTCCTGGCGGTGCATGGCGACACCGCCCTGTCCCTCCTGGACGATCCCAGCCCGGAGGAGACCGCCCTTCTGGGCGCCTTCCGGTATGCTGCCAACCGGGTGATGCTGCATCGCGACCCGGCCCTGATGCCACGCCGCCGCGCCGCCTGGACGGCCTGGAACCACATCGGCTACAGCGACCGGCCGGGCGAAGGCCCGGTAACCTACTGGATGACCTACCTCCAGAGCCTGAAGGGTGCGGGCGACCTGTTCGTCACCCTCAACCCGCCCGAGGGCTTCCAGCCCCAGGGCCTGGTGGCCGATATCCCCTACCAGCATCCGCTCTATGACGGCGCCGCCATCCAGGCCCAGGCGAGGCTCTGGTCCCTGCAGGGGGTGAGGCGCACCTGGTTCTGCGGGTCCTATTTCGGGCACGGCTTCCACGAGGACGCCCTGCAGTCCGGGCTCGCCGTCGCCGAGGGGCTGGGCGCCCCGCGCCGGCCCTGGAGCGTGCCGAACGAATCCGGGCGAATCCACCTGCCCGCCCCGCAGGCGGGGACCTGA
- a CDS encoding alpha/beta fold hydrolase: MPFAKNGEVRICWESFGDPGAPAILLVNGLGSQMTRWPEAFCALLVDAGYRALRFDNRDTGLSAWFGEGDAYTLEDMAADAMAVLDAAGVTAAHVAGVSMGGMISQVIAADHAGRTLSVTSIMSTSSAPGLPQATPRAMAVLTQPTPDFRTDPEAHVAAAVENALVIGSPAYPWPEGALAERARAEAERAWNPTGSSRQMRAVGATGDRSARLARITAPAVVLHGADDPLLPAEGGRDTAAKIPGAELRIIEGMGHDLPPALFGLVADAILAAAARAG; this comes from the coding sequence ATGCCCTTTGCGAAGAACGGCGAGGTGCGGATCTGCTGGGAGAGCTTCGGCGATCCCGGCGCCCCGGCCATCCTGCTGGTCAACGGCCTGGGCTCGCAGATGACCCGCTGGCCGGAGGCCTTCTGCGCCCTCCTGGTCGACGCCGGCTACCGGGCCCTGCGCTTCGACAACCGGGACACCGGACTGTCCGCCTGGTTCGGGGAAGGCGACGCCTACACCCTGGAGGACATGGCCGCCGACGCCATGGCGGTGCTGGACGCCGCCGGGGTCACCGCCGCCCATGTGGCGGGGGTCTCCATGGGCGGCATGATCAGCCAGGTCATCGCCGCCGACCATGCCGGGCGCACCCTGTCCGTGACCTCCATCATGTCCACCTCCTCGGCGCCCGGCCTGCCGCAGGCGACCCCACGGGCCATGGCGGTCCTGACCCAGCCGACGCCGGACTTCCGCACCGACCCCGAGGCCCACGTCGCCGCGGCGGTGGAGAACGCCCTGGTGATCGGCAGCCCCGCCTATCCCTGGCCCGAAGGCGCCCTGGCGGAGCGGGCCCGGGCCGAGGCTGAGCGCGCCTGGAACCCGACCGGGTCAAGCCGCCAGATGCGGGCGGTCGGCGCCACGGGCGACCGCTCTGCGCGCCTGGCGCGGATCACCGCCCCCGCCGTCGTCCTGCACGGGGCGGATGATCCCCTCCTGCCGGCCGAAGGCGGGCGGGACACCGCCGCCAAGATCCCCGGGGCGGAGCTCCGGATCATCGAGGGCATGGGCCACGACCTGCCCCCCGCCCTCTTCGGCCTTGTCGCCGACGCCATCCTCGCCGCCGCCGCCCGCGCCGGCTGA
- a CDS encoding DUF2177 family protein — MRWVLTWLGVGAAFGVLDALWLTQMFERLYKPALGALLAPGLRLDAAGAFYLMYVTGLVLLAVRPAVLAGGGPRAAALRGAALGAFAYATYDLTNQATLAVWPVHVSLIDIAWGTFASATASAAGALAWRRAAPRGA; from the coding sequence ATGCGATGGGTTCTGACCTGGCTGGGCGTCGGCGCAGCCTTCGGCGTTCTGGACGCCCTCTGGCTGACCCAGATGTTCGAGCGGCTCTACAAGCCCGCCCTTGGCGCCCTGCTCGCGCCGGGCCTGAGGCTCGACGCCGCCGGGGCCTTCTACCTGATGTACGTGACCGGGCTGGTCCTGCTGGCCGTACGGCCGGCCGTCCTGGCCGGGGGCGGGCCGAGGGCCGCCGCCCTGCGGGGCGCCGCCCTGGGCGCCTTCGCCTACGCAACCTACGACCTGACCAACCAGGCCACCCTGGCGGTCTGGCCGGTCCACGTCAGCCTCATCGACATCGCCTGGGGAACCTTCGCCTCGGCCACGGCCTCCGCGGCCGGAGCCCTGGCCTGGCGCCGGGCGGCGCCCCGGGGCGCCTGA
- a CDS encoding SDR family NAD(P)-dependent oxidoreductase encodes MGRLSGKSVIITGAGSGIGRAASLLFAAEGAKLVIADKFDTAEETARQVREAGGTVVALVGDAGEEAFVAGLVDRAVAEHGVLDAIWANAGISGGAVPREDQDAAHWAEVLRVNLIGPFLAVKHASRVMVPRGQGSIVMTASVAGIRSGAGGLPYSASKAGVINLAQTAANDLYGTGVRVNAICPGLIETGMTKPIFDGARARGNEAKIGQLNPLTRYGVPSEIAHAGLFLASDDASYVNGQAIAVDGGLSSSHPVVRRR; translated from the coding sequence ATGGGACGTCTTTCCGGAAAATCCGTCATCATCACCGGCGCCGGCTCGGGAATCGGCCGCGCCGCCTCACTGCTGTTCGCCGCCGAGGGCGCGAAGCTGGTCATCGCCGACAAGTTCGACACCGCCGAGGAGACCGCCCGGCAGGTGAGAGAGGCCGGCGGGACCGTGGTCGCCCTGGTCGGCGACGCCGGCGAGGAGGCCTTCGTGGCCGGGCTGGTGGACCGGGCCGTCGCCGAGCATGGCGTCCTCGACGCCATCTGGGCCAACGCCGGCATCTCGGGCGGCGCGGTCCCCCGCGAGGACCAGGACGCCGCCCACTGGGCCGAGGTCCTGCGGGTCAACCTGATCGGCCCCTTCCTGGCGGTGAAGCACGCCAGCCGGGTGATGGTCCCGCGGGGCCAGGGCTCCATTGTCATGACGGCCTCGGTGGCCGGCATCCGCTCGGGCGCCGGCGGCCTGCCCTATTCAGCCTCCAAGGCCGGGGTGATCAACCTGGCCCAGACGGCGGCCAACGACCTCTACGGGACGGGCGTGCGCGTGAACGCCATCTGTCCCGGCCTGATCGAGACCGGCATGACCAAGCCCATCTTCGACGGCGCCCGCGCCCGCGGCAATGAGGCCAAGATCGGCCAGCTCAACCCCCTGACGCGCTACGGCGTGCCCTCGGAGATCGCCCACGCCGGCCTCTTCCTGGCCTCCGACGACGCCTCCTACGTGAACGGCCAGGCCATTGCGGTGGACGGCGGCCTGTCCTCCTCCCATCCGGTGGTCCGGCGGCGGTAG
- a CDS encoding DUF1365 domain-containing protein — translation MTASGIYAGVVTHARLRPRPHRLRYRIFMLLLDLDELQGLDARLRRFAVGRFALTGFTPRDHLDHTGRDLRGQVEAILADAGLEGGGPVRLLAMPRILGGVFNPLTVWFLHRRDGALSAVLYEVRNTFGESHSYLIPAAPGDAEVLSQSIDKGFYVSPFMDMDLTYAFRIRPPGEKVAVSINVSDGEGPVLAAAFSGERREMTDANLLSAWLRNPMTSLGVLAAIHWEALWMWLKGEPIRQRPPPPATPVTLAPAAVQEA, via the coding sequence ATGACTGCCTCGGGCATCTACGCCGGGGTCGTCACCCACGCCCGCCTGCGGCCGCGCCCTCACCGGCTGCGCTATCGCATCTTCATGCTTTTGCTCGACCTGGACGAGCTGCAGGGCCTGGACGCCCGCCTGAGGCGCTTCGCCGTGGGGCGGTTCGCCCTGACGGGATTCACGCCCAGGGACCACCTGGACCACACTGGCCGGGACCTGCGCGGCCAGGTGGAGGCCATCCTGGCGGACGCCGGGCTGGAGGGGGGCGGCCCTGTCCGGCTGCTGGCCATGCCGAGGATACTGGGCGGGGTCTTCAACCCCCTGACGGTCTGGTTCCTCCACCGCCGGGACGGCGCCCTGTCGGCGGTGCTGTACGAGGTCCGGAACACCTTCGGTGAGAGCCACAGCTACCTGATCCCCGCCGCCCCGGGAGACGCCGAGGTCCTGTCCCAGTCCATCGACAAGGGCTTCTACGTCTCGCCCTTCATGGACATGGACCTCACCTACGCTTTCCGGATCCGCCCGCCGGGCGAGAAGGTGGCGGTCTCGATCAATGTCTCCGACGGCGAGGGCCCCGTGCTGGCCGCCGCCTTTTCGGGTGAGCGGCGTGAGATGACCGACGCCAACCTGCTGTCCGCCTGGCTGCGGAATCCGATGACCAGCCTCGGCGTCCTGGCCGCCATACACTGGGAGGCGCTCTGGATGTGGCTGAAGGGAGAGCCCATCCGCCAGCGTCCGCCGCCGCCTGCGACCCCGGTCACCCTCGCCCCGGCGGCGGTCCAGGAGGCGTGA
- a CDS encoding AMP-binding protein: MNDLLNPEFMARLEAAGQVGMTTACWAARTPGKIAVYDPDGTPHTFAKVNANANKLARLLRARGLKAGDSLALVCSNRVEFVEVLAATLRSGIRITPVNWHLTAEEIAYIIRDCEAKALVGDARVAAVGPAAAECPDLLVRLAVDGAIDGFEAYQAALDAFDGSDIDDPVLGNAMMYTSGTTGRPKGVHRPNAIATPPAMYLMRGYDSETSVQLCAGPAYHAAPLAFDVRAAMGAGAPLVFIDKWDSEQVLKAIHERRVTHLHLVPIMFQRLLALPAEVKARYPVDHVKYIVHGAAPCPPEVKHAMIEWFGPILSEYYAGSEGGAGFAIDSHEWLKKPGSVGKRPALLQVRILDENGKDLPNGQAGGIYHQLPPGGGFSYYKDEAKTNASRVDGFFTMGDVGYFDEDDYLFLTGRSAETIISGGVNIYPQEVDNELIKHDAVADSATVGVPHDEWGEQVKAVILLKPGYAPSEELAREILDFGRRTLPSFKVPRSLDFVTDLPRSAAGKIQRNKVRAPYWEGRAKQI, from the coding sequence ATGAACGATTTGCTGAACCCTGAGTTCATGGCGCGCCTGGAAGCCGCCGGCCAGGTCGGAATGACCACCGCCTGCTGGGCCGCCCGCACCCCCGGAAAGATCGCCGTCTACGACCCGGATGGCACGCCCCACACCTTCGCCAAGGTCAACGCCAACGCCAACAAGCTGGCGCGCCTGCTGCGCGCCCGGGGCCTTAAGGCCGGCGACTCCCTGGCCCTGGTCTGCTCGAACCGGGTGGAGTTCGTCGAGGTCCTTGCCGCCACCCTGCGATCGGGGATCCGCATCACCCCGGTCAACTGGCACCTGACCGCCGAGGAGATCGCCTACATCATCCGCGACTGCGAGGCGAAGGCCCTGGTGGGCGACGCCCGCGTGGCCGCCGTCGGCCCCGCCGCCGCCGAATGCCCGGACCTCCTGGTCAGGCTGGCGGTCGACGGCGCGATCGACGGTTTCGAGGCCTACCAGGCCGCCCTCGACGCCTTCGACGGAAGCGACATCGACGACCCGGTCCTCGGCAACGCCATGATGTACACCTCGGGCACCACCGGGCGACCCAAGGGCGTGCACCGGCCCAACGCCATCGCGACCCCGCCAGCCATGTACCTGATGCGCGGTTACGACAGCGAGACCTCGGTCCAGCTCTGCGCCGGCCCCGCCTATCACGCAGCACCCCTGGCCTTCGACGTCCGCGCCGCCATGGGCGCCGGCGCGCCCCTGGTCTTTATCGACAAGTGGGACTCCGAGCAGGTCCTGAAGGCGATCCACGAGCGCAGGGTGACGCACCTGCACCTGGTGCCCATCATGTTCCAGCGGCTTCTGGCCCTGCCCGCCGAGGTCAAGGCGCGCTACCCGGTCGACCACGTGAAGTACATCGTCCACGGCGCCGCGCCCTGCCCGCCCGAGGTCAAGCACGCGATGATCGAGTGGTTCGGCCCCATCCTGTCCGAGTACTACGCCGGCTCCGAAGGCGGCGCGGGCTTCGCGATCGATTCCCACGAATGGCTGAAGAAGCCGGGCAGCGTCGGCAAGCGCCCGGCCCTCCTGCAGGTCCGGATCCTGGACGAGAACGGCAAGGACCTGCCTAACGGCCAGGCTGGCGGCATCTACCACCAGCTGCCCCCGGGCGGCGGCTTCTCGTATTACAAGGACGAAGCCAAGACCAACGCCAGCCGGGTGGACGGCTTCTTCACCATGGGCGACGTCGGCTATTTCGACGAGGACGACTACCTCTTCCTCACGGGCCGCAGCGCCGAGACCATCATCTCCGGCGGGGTCAACATCTACCCGCAGGAAGTCGACAACGAGCTGATCAAGCACGACGCCGTGGCCGACTCCGCCACAGTGGGGGTGCCCCACGACGAGTGGGGCGAGCAGGTGAAGGCGGTCATCCTCCTGAAGCCAGGCTACGCGCCCTCGGAGGAACTCGCCCGCGAGATCCTGGATTTCGGCCGCCGCACCCTGCCCTCGTTCAAGGTCCCGCGCAGCCTCGACTTCGTCACCGACCTGCCCCGGTCGGCGGCGGGCAAGATCCAGCGCAACAAGGTCCGCGCGCCCTACTGGGAAGGCCGCGCCAAGCAGATTTGA
- a CDS encoding VOC family protein, whose protein sequence is MDLAKPRVDIGMSTNNLDAVLAFWQGEAGVPFDHLLPIRRGQNQHRHDANGSVLKINAYAEPVPAGEPTGYRELFLAREGLAQPRPLADPDGNRVTLVPPGWRGITQAGIRLAVRSLAAHRAFYAGALGLAEEAWEGGAAFRAGETLLILEEAADAPSDATMPGTGWRYITFQVFRVDADHARVLAAGGREAMPPTTLGTTARISMVRDPDGNWIELSQRASIVGTLEAG, encoded by the coding sequence ATGGACCTGGCCAAGCCGCGCGTGGACATCGGCATGTCCACCAACAACCTCGACGCCGTGCTGGCCTTCTGGCAGGGCGAGGCAGGGGTCCCCTTCGATCACCTCCTGCCCATCCGGCGGGGCCAGAACCAGCACCGCCACGACGCCAACGGCTCGGTGCTCAAGATCAACGCCTATGCCGAACCGGTCCCGGCCGGGGAGCCCACCGGCTACCGCGAGCTCTTCCTGGCGCGGGAGGGCCTCGCCCAGCCCCGTCCCCTCGCCGATCCGGACGGCAACCGCGTGACCCTGGTCCCCCCCGGCTGGCGCGGGATCACCCAGGCCGGGATCCGCCTGGCGGTGCGCAGCCTCGCCGCCCATCGGGCCTTCTACGCCGGCGCCCTGGGCCTGGCAGAGGAAGCCTGGGAAGGCGGCGCGGCCTTCCGGGCGGGCGAGACCCTGCTCATCCTGGAGGAAGCCGCTGACGCTCCGTCGGACGCGACCATGCCGGGGACGGGCTGGCGCTACATCACCTTCCAGGTCTTCCGCGTCGACGCTGACCACGCCCGCGTCCTCGCCGCCGGCGGCCGCGAGGCCATGCCCCCGACCACCCTGGGGACGACGGCCCGGATCTCCATGGTCCGCGACCCCGACGGCAACTGGATCGAACTGTCCCAGCGCGCTTCCATCGTGGGGACGCTGGAGGCCGGATAG
- a CDS encoding DegT/DnrJ/EryC1/StrS family aminotransferase: MPIPFIDLQAQRQRLGQPLEDAILKVVRSGAWIMGPEIAELEKALGEFGEAPFVLSCGSGTEALQLPLMAWGIGPGDAVFCPSFTFAATAEVMPLVGASPVFVDVRPDTFTLDPERLEAAIVAVKAEGVLTPRAIMAVCLFGQPADYPALADIARRHGLKLIADSAQGFGCTLDGHHPIHWADVATTSFFPAKPLGAYGDGGAVLTKDARLHDLLVSLRVHGQAVKSDVEGRTFDHDPKYLNMRIGMNARMDTLQAAILLQKLAIFPDEIEARNRVADRYAAGLEGAVETPVVIPGGRSTWAQYTVKCADRDGLAAHLRAAEIPTAVYYPLPLHRQGPYAGYPAPGGLPVTEALCDQVLSLPMHPYLEPDVQDQVIAAVCAFAG, from the coding sequence ATGCCGATTCCCTTCATCGACCTCCAGGCCCAGCGCCAGCGCCTGGGCCAGCCCCTCGAGGACGCCATCCTCAAGGTCGTCCGCTCGGGCGCCTGGATCATGGGTCCCGAGATCGCCGAGCTGGAAAAGGCCCTAGGCGAGTTTGGCGAGGCGCCCTTTGTCCTGTCCTGCGGGTCGGGGACCGAGGCCCTGCAGCTGCCCCTGATGGCCTGGGGAATCGGGCCGGGCGACGCCGTCTTCTGCCCCTCCTTCACCTTCGCCGCGACGGCCGAGGTCATGCCCCTGGTCGGCGCCTCGCCGGTCTTCGTGGACGTCCGCCCGGATACCTTCACCCTGGACCCGGAGCGGCTCGAGGCCGCGATCGTCGCGGTGAAGGCCGAGGGCGTTCTGACACCCCGGGCCATCATGGCCGTCTGCCTGTTCGGCCAGCCGGCGGACTATCCGGCCCTGGCGGACATCGCCCGCCGGCATGGCCTGAAGCTGATCGCCGACTCCGCACAGGGATTCGGCTGCACTCTCGACGGCCATCACCCCATCCACTGGGCGGACGTCGCCACCACTTCCTTCTTCCCGGCCAAGCCCTTGGGCGCCTATGGCGACGGCGGCGCGGTCCTGACCAAGGACGCCCGGCTGCACGACCTGCTGGTCAGCCTGCGGGTGCACGGCCAGGCGGTGAAGTCCGATGTGGAGGGCCGGACTTTCGACCATGACCCGAAGTACCTGAACATGCGGATCGGCATGAACGCCCGCATGGACACCCTGCAGGCGGCGATCCTGCTCCAGAAGCTGGCCATCTTCCCCGACGAGATCGAGGCCCGGAACCGGGTGGCCGACCGCTACGCCGCGGGCCTGGAAGGTGCGGTTGAGACCCCCGTGGTCATCCCCGGCGGCCGCAGCACCTGGGCCCAGTACACGGTGAAGTGCGCCGATCGCGATGGACTCGCCGCCCACCTGAGGGCCGCCGAGATCCCGACCGCCGTCTACTATCCCCTGCCCCTGCATCGCCAGGGCCCCTACGCCGGCTATCCCGCACCCGGCGGCCTGCCCGTCACCGAGGCCCTCTGCGACCAGGTGCTCAGTCTGCCCATGCACCCCTACCTGGAGCCCGACGTGCAGGACCAGGTCATCGCCGCGGTGTGCGCCTTCGCGGGCTAG